The Oryzias melastigma strain HK-1 linkage group LG15, ASM292280v2, whole genome shotgun sequence genome includes the window AACAGACGGTTACCGTGAGAGGCTCCGCCTTCTTTTTAAGACGCACAGCTGAACCAACCAAAGTTCTGTTTCAGTTCTGCTGCTAAAGTCCCAGATGagaatttttaaagaatgattTTACTCAAAGAGTTTTGAGGAGCAGATGATCCACGTCTGCATCTCTACGGAAAGTTTTAggttttggataaaaactgtatttctaaCTCAAAGAACAGTTTGGAAAcggatcagaagatgatcagagtttattcattcaatattattatttcagtttttattttacttttttattagctaacatactatttttttttagtgacttagcttgacttttttttaaattatctattttttttctaaatgactgAAATTCTAAATTTagataattaaatgtaaaactgtttttgtaggAAATCACATGTTTTAGGAGCAAAAAATGAAGCTCTACTAACAGACTCTTCTATGTTTCGTCCTGGTTGCCATGGTTACTatgatggttgttttttttttaaacaggttgCCATGGTTGGTGTTTCCGGCTGGTTGCCGTGGTTACCTTGGTGAAGGAGCTGCCCAGCTTGACGTGCGGCGTGGTGGGGAACTCCCTCTTGGGGCTCATGGTGAGCGAGCCGGCCTCCAGGCTGTACAGGTTGGACATGACCAGCAGAAGGTCGGACGTGGTCTTCACCGGCAGGAAGCGGCTGCGGGGAACGTTGATCCCCATGGCGTTGTCGAAGCATTTGATGGCGGCGCCCACCGCCGTCTCCAGCTGGATGACGTTCTGCCCGCCGTCCAGcgtctgaggaagaggagggtgtAAGTCAGTCAGTGAttctaaagtttgattttaggAGCTGAACATCACTgatgaagaagagaagaaaCCGTGGATCATTCTGGAGACGTTTCCTAAAGTCACTTCCTGAATGGTTCTCCTCCAGGTTCTTCTTCCTGAAGAACCTGGAGGAGAACGTCAGTTACTGTGAAGCTCGTCTGAGCGGCAGGACGACCTTCATCACCTCCAGATTCACGGTTCCTGTTCCCTCCTAAAGCTGCTCCCGTCTCATCGTTTCTATCATCTCTGGGAGTTTTTCTGCAGGAATGTGCAGACAGGATCTAAAAATAGTCATTCGTTAATCTGGGTTTAGAATTTGGATGAAAAGACGCCGTCATCGCCGCGGTTCGACTTCAGGACGTTCAAACGGCTCAGACCGGCGCGGGCGCATTCTTTACTGCTCCCGATTCTCCGGATTCCTGCTGCATTCATGAGCGCCGACAACAGGAACGCTTTGATCCAGTCAGAGTTTATGCTCAGAAAATCCCAGAAATGAGGAATTCTGGGATAAAAGAGCGTTTCCACTCCCTcctgaaggtcaaaggtcacggTCTGCTCCGGGTTTCCTCTCTCTAAAATAACGTGAGGTCTACCTGAGAAGGTGGCGTTCTGAGCCCCTCCCCCTCACCTTGGGGTTGACGATGATCTCCATGTCCATGGCGGCCTTCTCCTGCAGCCTCTTGATGGCGGGCAGAGAGATCCACAGGTTGTTGGTGTTGAAGATCTTGAACTTGGACACGGACTTGAACTCGTCCACGTGCGCTTTGGGCACCTGAGCGATCTCCAGCAGCCGCAGCTTCCCGTCGTAGGTGATCAGCGTTCCTCCCTGCAGAAGAGCAGCGGGACGCTGTCACGCCGCCGGAGGACCCGCCCCCTCGCCCCCCTCGCCCCCTGACTTCTTACCTTGACGTCAGCGCGCGTTTTGTCCGTGACCTCCATGACGAACTCGCAGCGCTTGCCGTTGGGCTGGCTCACCAGGTGGTGCAGGATGTGCAGGTCCACGGTGGCGCCCAGGTTGTCGATGTTGGACACGAAGATGTACTCTTTGCCCTGAGCGATCAGCTGATCCAGCAGCCCCGAGTTGTAGAAGCTGGCGTAGATGTCGCCGTGGCCGGGCGGGTACCAGGCCTCGGCGTTCTGCCCGCTCATGCTCAGGCTGGAGGCCACGGGGAGGAGCGACTCTTTGTTGATGCGGGGGTACCtgaggagggggcggagcttggtCAAGCCTCCATTCTGGGGTTTCTGTTACACATCAGCCGCTTCGCttatcaaaagaagaaaactgggATTCAAGCCGTTAACGCTGAAGCTTTAGACATCTCAGACTgaaactcttcaaccgtttaatccacgtgtcaaagtcacggcccaggggccggatccggccctccaggtggttcgatccggccctccagatcattttattttattgttactaatgacctgatgttatcttgttcttatttctaactcgtatcattttgacaaaatatatttttattcagagtaaaatattaaagttgtttaaggtttaagttgatttattctggaagaatattcctgactttttattattcatgattaggttaaaaagttacagttttaaagtttttaaattgtcattctgcagctttttgaactattttggtatttactaagatttttaggatattttcaggtctagctcatatttcagctacatgttagctgttttagctaatttaggcttttttcagtttagctaatattttagtcggctatcagcttcagcgttttcagcagccaaattcagcctcagcattcacactagcatcataatgttataaaagttttaaaactgtagttttagagagttcggTACGTGTTTATTGTGTTCGGCCTGCgacttaaagtgtgttttggatgttggcctcttgtgtgatggAGTTCTCCTGTTTTCCGCTGTAGTTTTCAAGTGGAAAAGACCAACATGGAAACACTTTCTCCCAGTCAGAATCAGGATTCACGTTTATATCGTAAATGGCTTCTGATGCttcacaaaaactaaattactcacAAGACTCAAAGGTAAATTCTCCTGAACTGCAGACAGAAGAAGACACACGGTCATTAGGATCCACCGTCGGAGTCTTTTCTGTCCgatttttttacaaactcaAACTGGATCAGAACCAACATTCTGTCAGTACAAACATGGTTTGCTCGTACATGTCTGGGGGAGGAGCTGTCTTTGGGGGAGTGGTGATGGCGAACAGCGGTCTGAAATGCCGGCCTGAGGGGCGGAGTCTAAAGAGACCATGACTGGGAATGAGAAAATACACTCC containing:
- the ugp2b gene encoding UDP-glucose pyrophosphorylase 2b isoform X3, whose translation is MAQFQEMMRQQLEGSMYAELQKLLGTASGADKEVAKKNLEGFANLFQRFLQVKGPSVEWVKIQRPPEDSIQPYERIAARGLPDNVADSLNKLVVVKLNGGLGTSMGCKGPKSLISVRNENTFLDLTVQQIEHLNKTYNTDVPLVLMNSFNTDEDTKKILQKYTHHRVKIHTFNQSRYPRINKESLLPVASSLSMSGQNAEAWYPPGHGDIYASFYNSGLLDQLIAQGKEYIFVSNIDNLGATVDLHILHHLVSQPNGKRCEFVMEVTDKTRADVKGGTLITYDGKLRLLEIAQVPKAHVDEFKSVSKFKIFNTNNLWISLPAIKRLQEKAAMDMEIIVNPKTLDGGQNVIQLETAVGAAIKCFDNAMGINVPRSRFLPVKTTSDLLLVMSNLYSLEAGSLTMSPKREFPTTPHVKLGSSFTKVQEYLTRLESIPDILELDHLTVSGDVTFGKNVSLKGTVIIIANHGDRIDIPAGSMLENKIVSGNLRILDH